The Humulus lupulus chromosome 7, drHumLupu1.1, whole genome shotgun sequence region ACATGAACATAGTCTGGGATTTTGTACTGAACAGCCATTATCCGCTGCAAAAATAAATGACAACAATAACGAGCAACTCAGAATATAAAcatgggtttatatttttttggagcCTGTTTAGATcttatgttttgataaattactttttggaccctatgttttgtaaaatggttaaaataaaatcctaaactcaattttggtgaagaaaaaattgaatataataatgcagtttttaagcagaatgattttatttttggtctgaattattaattattgaccaaaatcagatttagggttttattttaaccattttacaaaacataaggtgcaaaaagtaatttgtcaaaatacaggatccaaacgGGAAAAAACAGCgtaaaaaaaagtataaatcctATAAACATATGATATGAATATGGTTTCTATGTAAAGCCACTTCAAAGTACCTGAATAGTTTTTCTAAAGTTCTTGGGATCATCTTGGTCTTCAAAGGGGTAAGCTCCAACCAACATCACATACAGAGTCACTCCACATGACCAAACATCAGCCaactaaaacaaaaaacaatCACACAAGTTGAGTTTGTTTAATCTTTTAATCATTTTCGTACAGAAGAAGTTCCTCTACCATATTATTCCAACAGACTTTGACCCTTTTATTATCATTTCATGACTTTGGTTTAGAAGAATTAAACCCCCTCCAAAACCTGGTTTTCAAATATTCAATGCCCACACCTACAATTTCCACACTAACAAGGCAAAGGGCCCCATTCAAAACCAAACAAAGTAATGACTTTCTTAATGACAATGAATCAAAATTCAGTGTCATATGTCTATGCCCTTTTCCAGTCAACGCCACCTTCTGTCCCCCACTCACTCAGCCAAGGAATGGAATGGCCAAATGGTCAAGAAAGGACCACCAATCAAATCAAAGAGGGTTACAGATAAGATCAgaaagattttttatttttaattgtagtATATATCTGAAAGGGGAAGGGGGGGTTCACTGAATCACTGCACTTTGGATGAGGCCACGAGTCAAGCAAAAACTGATGTAGTGCAAAGCTGATGATAAAACCCATTACCCTTCTGAAGCGGTAAAGTAGTTTTGGTAAGATCAAGGACTGGCCTcgtatttataaatttatatatatatatatatatatagctaacaTGGCAACATGTGCTAGGCCCTGAACCACCGATAAGTACAGATTACAAATACAAAAAAAtggaataagaagaagaagaagaactagTTAGCTAAGCTAGCAAGCAAGTGCATCTTGAAAATGACTCAAAACCACAAGAGTGGCAGACAAATCACTCTTAGCAAACAGCAAACTTTAGTTTTTGTCTTTAGTATGCATATTAACTTGATTTTTTTATACTATAGACAAAATGATATGAATTCAAGTATCCAAAAGCCAAAGGATAAGCTGAATTGAATATAAAAATACCCCACTAAGTTAgattaaaaaaaaaggaagaaaatttACTTTTCCATCATACTCTCGGCGTGAAAGAACCTCTGGTGCAATATACGCTGGAGTTCCAACTGTTGACTTTGGTCTTGAATGAAGCAGAGATGACTGTAATACCCACAAAAAGAAAAGtcatttttttgaaaattttattatAAAGCAATCGACTTTGATGAATTTCTTTTGTTGGGTCATGAAATTTTTTACTAAAAAACTGAGATTTAGATCTGAAAATTTGGGGACCTTAGAGTAACCAAAATCACATATTTTCAAACGAGGAGCAGGGCTTCCATCAAGAAGGGTGTTTTCCAGCTTGAGATCTCTATGGCATATTTGCTGCAAACAGTAAataagtaaaattaataaatgagtTGCAGTTGAGTTTCAGTTGCAGTTGCAGAGGgttgaaaaagtaaaaaaaaaaagttaaacttTTTACCAGAGAATGGCAATAATTGACTCCAGAGATCAGTTGCTGAAAGAAATATCTAGCCTGGACAAGCAATCAATCAATGAGTAAATGAATCGAAAATCATTGTCAGAAAAAgtgaaaaaaggaaaagaaaaaagtaaaaagtgaaagaAACCTCGTCTTCACTGAATCTTCCAGCATTGCAAATACGCTCAAAGAGCTCACCACCAGAGGCGTACTCCATGACAATGGCGAGATGGGTCGGAGTCAAAACAACCTCTTTGAATCGTATGATGTTTGGGTGCCTAAGCGATCTATGGTTGATGATCTCTCTCGCCACATTCTCATCTATCTTCGCTCCTCGCTCTATGTATTTCATGGCCACCAGCTCCTTAGTCTCCTTGTGCCTCAGCAGCCGAGCCACTCCGAAGTTCCCAGCTCCCAAATCCTTCACCACCTCATACTTCTCCATCTCTTCTCAACTTTCTTTCaacccaaaagaaaaaaaaaaagtgaccAGACACAGACACACAGTTTTGTTTTGAATCGAATCGAATCGACCCCtcttctttatttatatatataattataataatatataagaaaataaaataatagtttttaTGGGAAGCTCAGTGGTAGCCCACGTGGATGGAGTGTGGAGTGGACTagttggagaagatgaagcataATAAAGCTTTGATTTTTGGGTCTGAAACTTCCAAAAAAACTTGTTAACTTGACTCTGGTAAATGGCTATGGCTATGGCTATGGCTGTGGATATGGGATGATATTGATGGCGATGGCCTATTCATCATGGAGTCTCTCATTCCATTCACTATATCATCTTtggttatttatttatatttttctttagtACAAtgtatctatatatttatatattaattaacaaataataataataattattgtaTTTTTGGATCTCCAAGTTCCGACAACGGCGTTGTGTGAGGTGAGGAGAATGGCCTTTGACTTTTCTTACATGCTTTGATGCTTTCTGAATCtactctattattattattattttataagttGAAAATTAAAATAGGAGTGTAGAATACGTCTCTGCTCTAATCtctatacaaaataaataaacaaatgaatatGTATAGAAGTGGGGTATACTGTATACTGTATAGTTGTATACATCTCTCCTTGGCCGACATGGGAGACCTGAGCATCCAAATCTTATGCACTCTTATCTATCTTAATTCTCAGTGTAAAATGCCAACTTACTCCTCTCATAATAATATATCTGGGTAAATACTAATTTGTTACTATGTATTTTATCTAAATAGACCCttgttattataataatgattatTCAGTacattttctttgtaattcaTACTAATCTAATTTTGGTACCCTTGTTAGAATTCGGTCaacttaatttttaaatataatgacaTTCCTCCTccttttaataatttatttgatctTTTTTTATCTTTGttctttaaaaatattttctgaattaatacaacaaaaaaaagttttataaattaatcaaagtaattaaaaataaaaataaattaatcaatttaaaaataaaatatttgataaAGCtattttaattggttaaataaatataaatatttttaattccgaatattaaaaaaatcaatattttaaattaattaaagtaaactaaaaatctaataattttttaaagttttaattaaactaCTTTGTTTGAATTATAAATTTTGGCTTTTAAGTTTAGGgtgttgattttaatttttgtgtttaaatttAAGGGtcctatttaattttttaatttttgtttatttttaattgattaatttacaaaaacattttttgttgtcttattaattcataaaatatttaaaaatcatcttaagataacaaaaaaaaaatcaaataaattattgaaatgaggggtaatatggtcattttTAAAATTTGGGTTGACCAAATTTTTGCATAGGATACCAAACAAGTACGAATTACAAACAGAAGATACCAAATGatcattattataaatataagGTATCAAACGTGTATTTCAAGAAAACATagagtaccaaatgagtatttaccttACATAGAGAATTTTTATGGGAGGAGCTAGAAGAAGAGACCCACCGGTGGGATTCTTTTGTGTTTCCGTTCTGTGAATAGTTTTCGaagcgatttttttatgactgtgtatattatagttattttgAATATTCTGTAAATTTTCGAATAATTTAGAGTaccaaaaactaaaaaattattcagaattttctaaaaatttatatgatgctctaaataactacaatatacacaataataacaAAAATCATGTCAAAAGTTGTTCACGGGTGAAAAACACAAAAGAGCCCACGATACTATTTTTCTAGCCCCTACCATAAAAACACCCTCTATATATATCCAATATTTAATCAGGTTCATGTTCAACTCAAgctctcattttttttatattaatattaaagtcaatatattgaaataatttttttctaattaaaaaataaaaaggaattatATAATTTAGTATAGCCCATGAGTATATGTATGTGTCTTAATATAAGCAATTATGCATGACAATAATTGGGATGAGGCACATGTGGCAGTGACCATGCACATCATTAATTAATCACATCTTATCTTTCAACAACACACCCATTCATTCCTCTTACTCTATTCAATTCAATCATATACCAACCAATACCAATACCAATACCAATACCAATACCATACCAATACACTTATTTATGCTTTAATGAAAACAGgtatgattaactatatatataaaaaaaattatttaaaaggaAGATAGAGAACATTTTAGAAACTCATAGAGTAGAAAATCACCAATATCTTAAGATTGTTAAATGGGCAAATGGGCCATGGCCCATGGCCCATTTATATGGGGTTAGCCCAAACCTGTCTGGCTGCAGGCTCCACAAGTGCAATCAATCATGGCTTTCCTTCCCAATCCCATTGGTTGTGGCCCCAACAATTAGTTATGGGCCTGCTTTCAGTGGGTTATCTGAAGCCCAACAATGACATGGACCTATCCAACATTACAGCTTGTATTGGGCCGTGGGTGCTGGATTGGGTTGAAGCCCCTTCAAGCATTATTGGACTAATGCCCCAATAACATTGGTACCTTTTTCCACATCAATGTGTTTATGAACTTAGTGCATAGTTTGTATTTTGTGTGTAGATTTCATTAATCTTGTCCAAATAAAGTTCAACATTGTTTCTTTTTCTCTAACATAAAATGAGGACAATCCATCAACCAATCACATTCAATTACAAAGGCTATCTTtcattattcttttatttaaaatttgtaatAAGTAAAACATTCCATTTTCCATGAGTTGTGTGCATTGCATTTGGTGTGATTGTGAAAGTGAAATATAGGGTAAAAGTAATgagttgattaaaaaaaaaaaaaagaagaaaaagcaaGAGGGGTCtgcttgttttgtttttatatgacaagtgtcattgcATGCATTACAAGATAACGGTCAATTATAGCAATGAAGAGAAGAGGGGTAAGTTTGAGTCAATCATGGAAGGAATCCAATTGGTTAGACAGATTGATCTTATTAGATTAGAAGTTGTAAGTCAAGGACTATGTATGAATGTTTATtataatagaagaagaagaagaagtgagATGGCATGGCATGGTGGAGTGGAGAACAGCCTGATTTGGCTGGACTAAGGTAAAGGGTGTtgtgttgtgtgaatgaaattaatactaaaactaaaactaaaactaaaacggTCATAACATATGTTTGTTTCCTCACATCCCCCACTTTTTGTTGAGTTTGAGGCCAGTTGTCATTTCATGTCTTTCTTTCTATTATTTTGATTCTATATTGCCGCCAAACACGCCTATGATTACtactacttcttcttcttcttctacaacaACAACTACAAAACAGCCGTTACCTCGTTTCTCATTCAATCATACCATCTCATGTTTGTTCGGTTCTGTAGGCCACCCCAAGCGCCCTCGTTGTTCATGCTCTGCACATAGTAGTGGGCCCTACACACGGTTGGTAGTACTACTCCAAACCAATCCAAGCTGGCCTTTTTTTACAGTCTGTTCTCATCCCAAGCTCATCACTTTACCCCACTCCCCCAGCCCCACTCCCCACCACTCGCCACTCTCTTCGGAATCGGACCCCATTTCCCAACCTCACCACACCACACTCTACTCTTCTTTAAAATCTGCCAACCCTTCTCACCATTCCCCAAactcttctactt contains the following coding sequences:
- the LOC133790207 gene encoding serine/threonine-protein kinase SAPK7-like gives rise to the protein MEKYEVVKDLGAGNFGVARLLRHKETKELVAMKYIERGAKIDENVAREIINHRSLRHPNIIRFKEVVLTPTHLAIVMEYASGGELFERICNAGRFSEDEARYFFQQLISGVNYCHSLQICHRDLKLENTLLDGSPAPRLKICDFGYSKSSLLHSRPKSTVGTPAYIAPEVLSRREYDGKLADVWSCGVTLYVMLVGAYPFEDQDDPKNFRKTIQRIMAVQYKIPDYVHVSQDCRQLLSRIFVASPMRRITLKEIKNHPWFLKNLPRELTEAAQVVFYQRERDNPSFSLQSVDQIMKIVGEARTPPPVSRPLRGFSWGEDDEDIDDDEILDEEDEDDEYDKRVKEVHASGEFHII